In Mycobacterium branderi, the DNA window TTCACCCAGGGATGATCGACACCCCGATGGTCGCGCACCTCGACGTCGAACGCGGGCCCGGTGGACACCCCGGCGCGCCGCTGACCCGGGTCGGGACGCCGGAGGAGGTTGCCGACGTGGTCGCCTTCCTGGCCTCGGACTCTTCCTCGTACATCACCGGCGCGGAGCTGGCCGTCGACGGTGGTGCCAGCGCAGGCAGGGTACCGACTCCGACCGCTACCGCCGTCCCACGCTAGCGGGGCGCTTGCGCCGAGTGGCGGCCAACAGCTGGTTCAGTTCTTCTTGCACGAAATCGACCAGGGCCCAAGGGTCGTCGACCAAGGCCGGGTCGACCTGCATGCCGACATCGACCGCATCCCGGTAGCTGAAAACGGTGATGTTGATTCCCATGCCCATCGTCAGCGGACCCACCGGAATGATGTGCTCGATTCGCGCACCCGCCAGATACAGCGCAGTCCGCGGACCCGGCACATTCGAAATGATCAAGTTGGTGGACAACGGCCCTCGCTTCTCGAGTTTCGCGGCCTGAATGGTGCGGAACAGGAGGGTGAGCAGAAGCGGCGGAGCGACGTCGGTCACCTCGACCCTGCTTCTGGTCTTCTGCGCCTGTGCCAACTCCTTCACGACGGTCATGTTGTGGTGGATCGCCGACAGCCTGGCGACCGGATCTTCGATGTCCGTGGCGATCGAGCACACCATCGGGCGTACCGCGTTGCCGAGCTCGGTGTCCTCCGTTGTGCGTGTCGACATCGGCACGGTCGCCTGCAGGCTTCGCTCCGGAAGCTCGTCGCGCTCCGTAAGGTAGCGGCGCAGAGCGCCCGAAACAGCGCCGAGAACAACGTCGTTGACCGTTACGCCGAAGTGACTCTTCACCCGCTTGACGTCGTCGAGCGCCAACGAACAGTACGCGAAATCGCGGCGGCGCCCGATGACACCGTTGAACGACGTTCTGGGCGCGCTCAGGGGGCGGGGCGGCGGCTCGTCTCGCCGCAGATTGCCGAGGGTTGTGATCGCGTCGCCAACGGCCTGCCGTACCAGCCGTGCCATCCGGGGCGGCGATAGCAGTGCCGAAAATGCCCCGCGGGCAACGAGTTCGATACCCGATCGCTCCGGGTCCGACCGGTCGTCCGGTACCGCCGCCGGCAGCTTTGCCGGCCGCTCCTCGAGGTCGCAGAGAACGTCGGACAATCCGGCTCCGGAGATCCCGTCGACCATCGAGTGGTGCTGCTTCAAGAGGATCGCGACGCGGTTCCCTTCAAGCCCCTCCAGGCACCACGCCTCCCACAGTGGGCGGGATCTGTCCAACGGATACGCGAGCAGGTTGCCGACTAAAGTGCCCAATTCCCGCGGACCGCCGGGACAGGGCACCGCCGCCCGGTGCACATGGGCCTTGAGGCTGAAATGAGGGTCATCGGCCCACACCGGCCGGTCGAGTCGCAGCGGCACCTGCTGCACGCGGCGGCGGAATTCGGGAAGGTAGCGAAGACGATCCTCCAGGTGTGCCCGCAACCTGTCATGGTCGAATTCCGCACTAGACGACGGGTCGAGGATCACCAGTCCTGCCGTGTGTTGTGGCCATGCCGTGTTCTCCAGAGACAGGAAGAAGGCATCCGTGCCTGACAGTCGCTTCATTCGACATCCGTTCGCTGCAGCGATGATCGACTGCGTCAATGTATGGCGATCGCCCGGCGCCTGACGGCAATGTCCCGGTGGGTAAGACAATCCCCTCCCGTGCGTGCCATGCACTCTAACGTCGACACCCGTAGGGCAAGGGAGGATTCGTGATTCCGTCGGTTTCGAAGGTTCTCGACGCGGCGGTGTTGGCGGTCATCCGCAATCGCCAACCGAGAACACCACCGCAGTCGGCGGCGAATCGCACTGTGACGGACATGCTGAGGGCCGCGGCGCTCTTCGAGGAGCGTGGGTGGCTGGTTCCGCCCGCGGCATATCATCGCCGGCCGCCGCCGTTGCACGATGCGGATATCACTGCGGCGCACGCGTGTTCGTGGCCCGCGCACCATGAGACGCTAACGTTTCCTTCGGGATTCAGTCCACGGGATATCGAACCGGGCGCCGACCGGTGGGTTGCGAGCACGCACAACGACACGGTCCTGGTCCGGCTCCTGCGGCACCGAGAACCGGCCCCATGGGTGGTGTGCCTGCACGGCTTCGGTATGGGGGCAACCCGATTCGACCTCACGGTTCTGTGGGCGACGGTGTTGCATCGACGGCTCGGTTTCAATGTCGCGGTGCCCGTGTTGCCGCTGCACGGGCCGCGACGGTCAGCCGAAGACAGGCAGCTACTTTCGTTGGACTTAGCCATGACGTTGCACGGAATAAGCCAGGCGATCTGGGACACCCGTCGGCTCGTGAGCTGGATCCGCAGCACGAGTG includes these proteins:
- a CDS encoding WS/DGAT/MGAT family O-acyltransferase: MKRLSGTDAFFLSLENTAWPQHTAGLVILDPSSSAEFDHDRLRAHLEDRLRYLPEFRRRVQQVPLRLDRPVWADDPHFSLKAHVHRAAVPCPGGPRELGTLVGNLLAYPLDRSRPLWEAWCLEGLEGNRVAILLKQHHSMVDGISGAGLSDVLCDLEERPAKLPAAVPDDRSDPERSGIELVARGAFSALLSPPRMARLVRQAVGDAITTLGNLRRDEPPPRPLSAPRTSFNGVIGRRRDFAYCSLALDDVKRVKSHFGVTVNDVVLGAVSGALRRYLTERDELPERSLQATVPMSTRTTEDTELGNAVRPMVCSIATDIEDPVARLSAIHHNMTVVKELAQAQKTRSRVEVTDVAPPLLLTLLFRTIQAAKLEKRGPLSTNLIISNVPGPRTALYLAGARIEHIIPVGPLTMGMGINITVFSYRDAVDVGMQVDPALVDDPWALVDFVQEELNQLLAATRRKRPASVGRR
- a CDS encoding alpha/beta hydrolase family protein encodes the protein MIPSVSKVLDAAVLAVIRNRQPRTPPQSAANRTVTDMLRAAALFEERGWLVPPAAYHRRPPPLHDADITAAHACSWPAHHETLTFPSGFSPRDIEPGADRWVASTHNDTVLVRLLRHREPAPWVVCLHGFGMGATRFDLTVLWATVLHRRLGFNVAVPVLPLHGPRRSAEDRQLLSLDLAMTLHGISQAIWDTRRLVSWIRSTSGLPVGVYGLSLGGYLAALLAGVERLDAVVAGLPFADVLGLMAHHGPPPDDLETLRAQATRNVFTVVSPLAMTPLLPVDRRAIFAARDDRLIPADQPIALQGAWQDCQLYWYNGGHVGFAWSRQSRRFVADRLHSALCARI